The sequence ATTCTATGAATTATATTGGAATCAGCTTCTTGCACCTGATGATTTTATAGCATCTATACCGCGGATGACAGGATTTATGGAGATGCCGAACAATTGGAATAATTTTGTCTTGCAAGGGGAGCACCTTCCCAGAAAGGGGTATGCTACCTTCAGGATCAATCTAAGGGTAGACCAGACTGGAGAGATAAGAGGACTACTTATTCCGGTCATGTATTCGAATTATAAGGTATGGGTGGATGACCGCCTGGTCGCGGTCAGCGGCACAGTTGGAACAGATCCCAAGAGCAGTGTCCCACAGAAGATAACCAAGGAGGTCTATTTTCAACCGAGGTCGGAGCGGGTGCAGATTCTTATTCAGATATCCAATTATGACAACTATTCCGGTGGTATGTGGGAGCCAATCCGCTATGGGTCGGCAGCTGAAATCGGGGCTAGCCATGACCGGAAGACCGCGTTTACTGCCATTCTGTTGGGTCTCGTCGTGATGGCGGGTGTTTATCATATTGGACTTGGTCTTCTCCGGCGAAAGGATACTTCCTTTCTGTATTTTGGCGCTTTTTGCCTGATTGTGGCTCTGCGCAGTCTTATGGTAGATGAGATATTCCTAACTAAAATGTTCCCGGAGTTCCCATGGCGGCTGGCCTTAAGGATGGAATATATCTGTTTATATATCGGGGTTCCTTTGATTGCGACGTTCTTCCGCAAGTTGTTTCCCGCTGAAGTTCCAGCGGTGTTCATCAAATTCATCATGGCTGTATCGGCATTTTACATAATTTTTACTGTATTAACTCCGGCAGACATCTATTTCCGGATATTGATGTATTATCAGATCCTTACGGTGTTAGCCACAATCTACGCTCTATACGCCATAATATGTGCAGCTGTTCACAATCGGGAAGGGGCATTATATGCTCTGGTGGGTTACATTATATTCACTGTGGCGATATTATTCGATATATTTGGTTCAATGTTTGGTGTAGCGGAGCTTAGCTCCAATGTCGTGGGAGTTGCAGCTTTCACATGTTCCTTCTCGCTAGTTCTATCCAAGAAGCTTTCCCTCGCGTTCAACAAGACAGAACTGCTCGCGGAGGAGTTGGTTGGGGTGAATGACAGCCTGGATATAAAGGTCCGGGAACGAACAATGGAACTAGCCGACAGCAACAGAAAATTGAAAGAGCTTAATCTTCAACTGAGAGAGTGGTCTGTTGTAGACGGCCTAACTGGCGTGTATAACCGGAGATTCTTCGAACAACACCTCACAGAGCAGTTCGATAGATGCATTGCTGAGGGCTTATCGCTGGCTATTCTACTTATCGATATAGACTTCTTCAAGAGATACAATGATACCTACGGACATCTGCAAGGTGACGAGTGCCTCCGAGCAGTAGCTCAAGTCTTGAGATCCTCGCTGGAACAAAGGGACAATGAGGCAATCTTGACCCGTTATGGGGGCGAAGAATTTGCGATTGTTCTGCCTGGATATGTATTCACCAGGGTAATGGAGACTGCCGAGGCCATGTGCGAGAAGATCAGGCAATTGCATCTTCCGCACTTTGGATCAGAGGTGTCAGAAGAGGTAACCATTAGTGCGGGCGCAGCCTGGATGGTTCCTTCCCCGGAAGACAATGCGCGTGCTCTGGTGGAAGCAGCGGATACACAGCTGTACAAGGCAAAGACGAGCGGCCGGAACCAGGCAGCAGGAGCGGTCTGCTCTTAGTGAATAAGAGCATGCTATGCCACATGAACGTTGTTCCTAGGCAGGGTTACAGGACGTGAAATTGTATCATACAACAATAATTGCGGTTTTGATTTTAAAAAGTCTGAGATAAATAAGCAGAATAGGCTTGCTATTATAGTTAACAATACTACTCCCCGTCTGAGCGTAATTTTTGTTACAATAAGACTACTGTACAATTAGGGATGGTGATTAACCTTGGGCAGAAAGCAGGCTTATACCGAATCGGAGTTGCTTGACCAAACCAAGAGAGTGCTTCTCGAACACGGTTATGAGGGGTTTCAGCTTAAATTATTATCGAAAAGTCTGGTGGGGCACGAAGCACGATTTACCAATATTATTCCAATAAAGAAGAGATTGTTGCTGCATGTATGAAGCGGACAATAGAAGATGTACTAGAAAACGCGTCAGCTACAGATGAGACGGATTGTATGAATGCCCTTCAGCATCTGCTAACTGTATATCTGGAAGAGGCAAATTTTCATCAATTGCTTGGAGATGCGTATAAAATTAATAAAGCTAATTCTGCTGCGGCGGCCAATGATCTTGAATTTATTGATCAAGCACATATCACTTTAAAAAATCAACTTGAGCGGTTGTTCGTCCGTGCGCAGGAAGAGGGACACTTAAATCCAAGTATTCCGCTTCCTGTCGTCATAGGTGTCTTTTTTAACCTTATTGAAACACCCAATATGATGAATATTCCTACATCTCAATGGAGTAAGTTATTGTACCAAATGTGGCTTGGCGGAGCGGGTAAACACTAAGGAACATATAATATATTTGACGCGGGTGTCAGAAATAGTGCATACTCAGTGTAAGTCGGATAGAAGCTGGTTAATTTGACACGAGTGTCAAATACATTTTTTTGTGGAGGAGAGGAATAAACGATGTTCTTGGCATTGAAGGAATTGAAACACAACAAGACAAGGTTTTTGATGATTGCGATCATTTTTGTGCTTATTTCTTGGTTGGTATTCATATTATCTGGTTTGGGGAATGGATTATCTACACTAGCGGCTTCGACGTTCAAGAATATGAAGGCTGATTATGTAGTTTTTGAACAAGGATCCAAAGCTTCGATGAGTAAATCTCTGTTGTCCAATGAATTGACAATACAATTAACAGAGATGCCGAATGTAAATGCCGTTTCACCCATGGGAACCATCCTGGCATCGGCAATCAAAGGAAATAGCACAGTGAATGAAGATAAAGTAGATATAGCTATTATAGGGATTGACCCGGGGAGTTTTTTAGAACCCAAGATTATTGAAGGTACAGGGCTGACAGCCGATAATATGACGCAGGTAATAGTAAATGAGACCATGAAAGACGAGGGTTATAAACTTGGGGACACCTTCCAATTGGATGGATCGACGGAATCATTGACTATCGCCGGTTTTGTCAAGGATCAGACGTATAACCACGTAGCAGCTGTTTTCACACCCATTGCAGAGTGGCGAAAGATTGCATTTGCGGCACCAGGATCGGATAAAGGGGTCACGGAACCCGTGAATGGGATAATGCTTCAAGGCCATGATATTGATTCCAATGCCATTAATGAACAGCTGTCGGGTACCGATACGGTTACTCGTGCGGCAGCAGTACAGGGAATGCCTGGATACAAGGAAGAGAATGGTACGATCACGATGATGCTTGCGTTTCTGCTTGCGATTTCAGCATTCGTACTTGGCG comes from Paenibacillus sp. 19GGS1-52 and encodes:
- a CDS encoding diguanylate cyclase; the protein is MIKRLGLIMLISTFLATGCSLQIGESAIPVQSRPGVLDVRGGEKENQLLELRGFYELYWNQLLAPDDFIASIPRMTGFMEMPNNWNNFVLQGEHLPRKGYATFRINLRVDQTGEIRGLLIPVMYSNYKVWVDDRLVAVSGTVGTDPKSSVPQKITKEVYFQPRSERVQILIQISNYDNYSGGMWEPIRYGSAAEIGASHDRKTAFTAILLGLVVMAGVYHIGLGLLRRKDTSFLYFGAFCLIVALRSLMVDEIFLTKMFPEFPWRLALRMEYICLYIGVPLIATFFRKLFPAEVPAVFIKFIMAVSAFYIIFTVLTPADIYFRILMYYQILTVLATIYALYAIICAAVHNREGALYALVGYIIFTVAILFDIFGSMFGVAELSSNVVGVAAFTCSFSLVLSKKLSLAFNKTELLAEELVGVNDSLDIKVRERTMELADSNRKLKELNLQLREWSVVDGLTGVYNRRFFEQHLTEQFDRCIAEGLSLAILLIDIDFFKRYNDTYGHLQGDECLRAVAQVLRSSLEQRDNEAILTRYGGEEFAIVLPGYVFTRVMETAEAMCEKIRQLHLPHFGSEVSEEVTISAGAAWMVPSPEDNARALVEAADTQLYKAKTSGRNQAAGAVCS
- a CDS encoding ABC transporter permease, yielding MFLALKELKHNKTRFLMIAIIFVLISWLVFILSGLGNGLSTLAASTFKNMKADYVVFEQGSKASMSKSLLSNELTIQLTEMPNVNAVSPMGTILASAIKGNSTVNEDKVDIAIIGIDPGSFLEPKIIEGTGLTADNMTQVIVNETMKDEGYKLGDTFQLDGSTESLTIAGFVKDQTYNHVAAVFTPIAEWRKIAFAAPGSDKGVTEPVNGIMLQGHDIDSNAINEQLSGTDTVTRAAAVQGMPGYKEENGTITMMLAFLLAISAFVLGVFFYVFTMQKTNQFGIMKAIGAKNGFLGKAVVSQVFVLSLSSIIVGIILTYGTAAIMPKGMPFMLDTKLVFTYSIVLLVISLLSSLVSVRTISKIDPLQALGRVE